One Pontibacter deserti genomic region harbors:
- a CDS encoding alkaline phosphatase D family protein — MQRFNYLLRLLPALFLLVTACKEPLVATREAPLSTIAFGSCNRQDLPQVIWPAIIQNNPDVWVWLGDNIYGDSEDMAVMKQKYDMVLQEPGYKQLQANAKVIGTWDDHDYGLNDGGKEFKMREQSQQLFWNFIGEPANSTRRQQQGVYSAHTYGPEGKQVKVILLDSRYNRDSLVRINKIYQVNQTGDMLGEEQWKWLENELRNSKAQVNIIGNGIQVLPEEQMYEKWANFPASRKRLLDMIVATQAQGVILISGDRHIGEISRTELPGLNYPLYEVTSSGMTHVYSGNNVEPNKYRVGGLVNKLNFGMFRFNWGNKVQVEMLVKGKDNEVYLRENVTY, encoded by the coding sequence ATGCAACGCTTTAACTACCTGCTGCGCTTATTGCCAGCTTTATTTTTACTTGTCACTGCTTGTAAAGAGCCTTTAGTAGCCACCCGCGAAGCCCCCCTTAGCACCATTGCCTTTGGCTCCTGCAACCGCCAGGATCTGCCGCAGGTAATATGGCCTGCCATAATCCAGAACAACCCGGATGTATGGGTGTGGCTGGGCGATAACATTTATGGCGATTCTGAAGATATGGCTGTAATGAAGCAAAAGTATGATATGGTATTGCAGGAACCGGGCTACAAGCAACTGCAGGCAAATGCCAAGGTAATCGGTACCTGGGACGACCACGACTACGGTCTGAATGATGGAGGCAAAGAATTTAAGATGCGGGAGCAAAGCCAGCAACTGTTCTGGAATTTTATAGGTGAGCCAGCTAACAGTACGCGCCGGCAGCAGCAGGGTGTTTACAGTGCGCATACCTATGGCCCGGAAGGTAAGCAGGTGAAGGTTATATTACTGGACAGCCGTTATAACCGCGATTCGCTTGTGCGCATCAACAAAATATACCAGGTAAACCAGACCGGCGATATGCTGGGCGAAGAACAATGGAAGTGGCTGGAAAACGAGCTTCGCAACAGTAAAGCGCAGGTAAACATCATAGGTAATGGTATACAGGTATTGCCTGAAGAACAGATGTATGAGAAGTGGGCCAACTTTCCGGCATCCAGAAAAAGACTGTTAGATATGATTGTAGCTACCCAGGCACAAGGGGTTATACTTATAAGCGGCGACCGCCACATTGGCGAGATATCCAGAACAGAATTACCGGGTCTGAATTACCCGCTTTACGAAGTAACCAGCAGCGGCATGACGCATGTGTACAGCGGCAACAACGTAGAGCCTAACAAGTACCGCGTTGGCGGCCTGGTAAATAAACTTAACTTCGGGATGTTCCGGTTTAACTGGGGCAATAAAGTGCAGGTAGAGATGCTGGTAAAGGGCAAAGACAACGAAGTATACCTGCGCGAGAACGTAACTTATTAA
- a CDS encoding LLM class flavin-dependent oxidoreductase, whose amino-acid sequence MSDKKHQLSDTAISILDLVPVLAGKTPADSFKNSLDLAQHAEKWGYTRYWMAEHHNMPGIASSATSILIGYIAGGTSTIRVGSGGIMLPNHAPLVVAEQFGTLETLYPGRIDLGLGRAPGTDHVTAMALRRDLQGAGEDFPANVEELRSYLAPASAGQRVRAVPGEGLNIPIWLLGSSTFSAQLAGILGLPFAFASHFAPTLLHTALKVYRDSFQPSETLKEPYAMAGINLVAADTDEEARHLATSLYMSFLNVIRGTARQMQPPVDSMDDKWDLSEMYAVQQMLLYSFIGSPATVKSELQQFLDSTGVDELMVTSHIYDHAARLHSYQILAELQKGTIG is encoded by the coding sequence ATGAGCGATAAAAAACATCAGCTTTCTGATACAGCTATTTCTATACTTGACCTGGTGCCGGTGCTTGCCGGCAAAACACCAGCCGACTCTTTTAAAAACAGCCTGGACCTGGCACAGCACGCTGAAAAGTGGGGCTATACCCGTTACTGGATGGCCGAACACCACAACATGCCCGGCATTGCCAGCTCTGCCACATCTATACTTATAGGTTATATTGCAGGTGGTACCTCCACTATACGGGTAGGCTCCGGTGGTATTATGCTGCCTAACCATGCACCTTTGGTAGTAGCTGAGCAATTCGGGACTCTGGAAACTTTATACCCCGGCAGGATAGACTTGGGTCTGGGCCGTGCTCCGGGAACAGACCATGTTACCGCTATGGCATTACGCCGCGACCTGCAGGGTGCCGGAGAAGACTTTCCGGCGAATGTTGAAGAGCTGAGAAGTTACCTGGCACCTGCATCTGCTGGCCAACGCGTAAGAGCAGTACCCGGCGAAGGACTGAACATTCCGATCTGGTTACTGGGCTCGAGCACCTTTAGCGCACAGCTGGCTGGTATTTTGGGGTTACCTTTTGCCTTTGCCAGCCACTTTGCACCTACTCTGTTACACACGGCTCTTAAAGTATACCGCGACAGCTTTCAGCCATCAGAAACACTGAAAGAACCTTATGCCATGGCAGGTATAAACCTCGTAGCCGCCGACACTGACGAAGAAGCCCGCCACCTGGCTACCTCTCTTTACATGTCTTTCCTGAACGTGATTCGTGGCACAGCACGGCAAATGCAACCACCCGTAGATAGTATGGATGATAAATGGGACCTGTCGGAAATGTATGCGGTGCAGCAAATGCTGTTGTATAGTTTTATCGGAAGCCCTGCCACGGTAAAGTCGGAGTTACAGCAGTTTCTGGATAGCACAGGCGTAGATGAACTGATGGTTACGTCACATATTTATGACCATGCTGCAAGGCTACACTCTTACCAGATACTGGCAGAGTTACAGAAAGGCACGATAGGTTAA
- a CDS encoding Pycsar system effector family protein, whose amino-acid sequence MDNNNTLVKQAGEYVFKLFKGELSKKLVYHNYRHTFETVNEARDLGEMQNLPHDELQDLLLAAWFHDTGYVNTYEGHEAESVRFAREWLELQQHPAERIERIAACIHATKHDVEPVTLLEELLVDADMSNIGKETFFSTAELLRVEWEIFRDKSFSDREWAQFQMDFLLSTTFHTYQAQRKYAGQLGLNIQEQRSRLSKEVKKKKKEEKKHRETLAQPKRGIETMFRNTYRTHLNLSAIADNKANMMISLNAIILSVVITYLSAKTSVTGAEFAQHRSLLIPVGTLLLTALGSVIFAIISAQPEITSFKKEKINSRKVNLLFFGNFTNIPLEDFQHGMHNIMRDKKSLYNNMITDIYYLGEVLKRKYNILRISYTIFMVGLVLTVLAFAISIAYFSDAVPAAARVDL is encoded by the coding sequence ATGGATAACAACAACACACTAGTTAAACAAGCCGGAGAATATGTGTTTAAGCTGTTTAAGGGAGAACTCTCTAAAAAGCTTGTATACCACAACTATAGACACACCTTTGAAACCGTAAATGAAGCCCGCGACCTGGGCGAAATGCAGAACCTCCCACACGACGAGTTACAGGATCTGTTGCTGGCAGCCTGGTTTCATGACACAGGATATGTGAACACTTACGAAGGCCATGAAGCAGAAAGTGTACGCTTTGCACGTGAGTGGCTGGAACTACAACAGCACCCTGCTGAACGGATCGAGCGCATTGCCGCCTGCATACATGCTACCAAACACGATGTAGAGCCTGTTACACTTTTAGAGGAGCTGCTCGTGGATGCCGACATGTCCAACATCGGGAAAGAAACATTTTTTAGTACGGCTGAGCTGCTGCGCGTGGAATGGGAAATCTTCCGGGACAAATCGTTTTCAGATAGGGAGTGGGCACAGTTCCAGATGGATTTTCTGCTGTCTACTACTTTCCATACGTACCAGGCACAGCGAAAGTATGCCGGGCAACTTGGCCTGAACATACAGGAGCAGCGCAGCCGACTGAGCAAAGAAGTAAAGAAGAAAAAGAAGGAAGAAAAAAAGCACCGCGAAACACTGGCCCAGCCCAAGCGTGGTATCGAGACCATGTTCCGTAACACCTATCGCACCCACCTTAACCTGAGTGCAATTGCTGATAATAAAGCCAACATGATGATCAGCCTTAACGCTATTATCCTGTCGGTGGTGATCACTTACCTCAGTGCCAAAACATCGGTTACCGGAGCTGAGTTTGCGCAACATCGGTCGTTGCTAATACCTGTAGGCACACTGCTTTTAACGGCACTTGGCTCTGTAATTTTTGCTATAATTTCAGCGCAGCCCGAGATCACCTCTTTCAAGAAAGAAAAGATCAACAGCCGCAAAGTAAACCTGCTCTTCTTCGGTAACTTTACTAACATCCCTCTCGAGGATTTTCAGCACGGTATGCACAACATTATGCGCGACAAAAAATCGCTGTATAACAACATGATAACCGACATTTATTACCTGGGTGAAGTTCTGAAACGCAAATACAATATCCTGCGCATTTCTTACACCATATTTATGGTTGGGCTGGTGCTTACCGTTCTGGCCTTTGCCATTTCAATAGCTTATTTCTCGGATGCAGTGCCTGCTGCCGCGCGGGTTGATTTATAG
- a CDS encoding metallophosphoesterase: MRKRYTLWRSTSLKVGVVLLILILSACARHDVYFGPQTANWETAKPADSNKLLYTVFLIGDVGAPELERTEPSMKLMRQQMMEAGAQSATIFLGDNVYHNGLPEPGAYDREVSEKRLNAQLDILKGYPGEKYMIPGNHDWNHSGRGGLEAVTREQRYVNEYLTDENIVVGGDFYVPGNGCPGPYEVKISDDLVLIALDSEWWLHPFDRPYGENSNCGAATEVDLLIQLEDIIEKNAGSDIMIVAHHPLKSRGVHGGFFTLKDHIFPFTLLREWIYLPLPVIGSIYPFARKYGGILQDIPHPRYQAFIQGLYNIFDKYDNIIYAAGHEHALEYFKHNNAGLIVSGSGCKIQDIRGGGDAHYAEKVKGFAKVMYYENGEVWTEFWAPEGDGSTGKLTFRTPVYAKKPRRERPLVQDETNYADSTLVLAANTTYKEASSMRRKLLGDHYREEWATPVTLPTLDMKNVEGGLRPYQKGGGRQTVSLKVRNPDAREFTLRSVNKDPTMALPEYLRETAARDLLQDQISAQHPYGALVVPKLADAAGVYHTNPKLVYIPQTPYLRQYMEEFSNMMAFLEEDADENHEDVASLGNAENLVGTDKVLEELQQDNDNEVDQQEFARARLLDMLIGDWDRHEGQWRWAEKKKQGESGDIYIPVPEDRDQAFFKVDGVLPWLATRKWSIRNVQNFDHDYGDIIGLNLSAQTVDRTFLSGVTRQDWMKIAEDIKKSMTDAVIEEAVRDLPESIQPISGPEIIAKLKSRRDKLPQAAEEYYTFLAKLVDVAGSDKHERFVVNRINDDETSLTVYKITKEGELRDTLYKRTFYTNETKEIRLYGLGGEDEFIVNGDVKEGVVVRIIGGDEADKITDNSNVSGFKHHTVVYDTKAGNDFIFGPETRDETAPYADVNLYDRNNYKLPYFGPRLSFEYNVDDGLFIGAGVLARTHKFRKTPYASEHLLEANYAFLTNSYNIHYTGDFRQVTGNWNLLLDGKIEGPQYQRNYYGLGNETEKDPGVDEAFYRVRYERQRASVRLYKDATSFFKIGIGPTYERFKVNTPTQENFLVNEAVAGNLQPGTFDEATGTFNAQEYVGIEAFANMNVIGGGTDPNPRIGLRWYNNIHYNHQLGKYNLDFTRLSSEFRFYLTPNFPFQLTWAGRVGASHNIGDYRFYQASTLGGTDNLRGYRRTRYAGRSAIYANAEGRIQLMNFNLYLAPGRLGVLGLYDTGRVYHEDDRRQSFIKSLHNGYGVGVWADFLNRTVFTLTHSWSKEDTLWMLNFGFQF, translated from the coding sequence ATGAGAAAAAGATATACCCTTTGGCGCTCCACTTCATTAAAGGTTGGTGTGGTGTTGCTTATACTTATTCTTAGTGCCTGCGCCCGGCACGACGTATACTTTGGTCCGCAAACAGCTAACTGGGAAACAGCCAAGCCAGCTGACTCTAACAAACTGCTTTATACTGTTTTTCTGATAGGGGATGTGGGCGCCCCGGAACTGGAGCGCACCGAGCCATCTATGAAACTGATGCGCCAGCAAATGATGGAAGCCGGTGCTCAGAGTGCCACTATCTTTTTAGGGGATAATGTGTATCATAACGGTCTGCCGGAGCCCGGAGCCTACGACCGCGAAGTATCTGAAAAGCGCCTGAACGCCCAGCTTGATATCTTAAAAGGATACCCCGGCGAAAAGTATATGATACCGGGCAACCACGACTGGAACCACAGCGGCCGTGGTGGCTTGGAGGCAGTTACACGTGAGCAGCGTTATGTAAACGAATACCTTACGGATGAGAACATTGTAGTTGGCGGAGATTTTTATGTGCCTGGTAACGGCTGCCCGGGTCCTTATGAAGTAAAGATCAGCGATGACCTGGTACTGATCGCGCTTGACTCGGAATGGTGGCTGCACCCTTTCGATAGACCTTATGGAGAGAACAGCAATTGTGGCGCTGCTACCGAAGTAGACTTGCTCATACAACTAGAAGACATCATTGAGAAAAATGCAGGCAGCGATATCATGATCGTGGCGCACCACCCGCTCAAAAGCCGGGGTGTACATGGCGGTTTCTTTACCCTTAAAGATCATATCTTCCCGTTCACGCTCCTGCGCGAGTGGATATACCTGCCACTGCCTGTTATAGGTTCTATTTATCCTTTTGCCCGTAAGTATGGCGGTATTTTACAGGATATTCCGCACCCACGTTACCAGGCCTTCATCCAGGGGCTATACAACATCTTCGATAAGTATGATAATATTATTTATGCTGCTGGCCATGAGCATGCCCTGGAGTATTTTAAACATAATAATGCCGGGCTTATAGTTAGTGGCTCAGGCTGTAAGATACAGGATATAAGAGGGGGTGGCGATGCACATTATGCTGAAAAGGTAAAAGGCTTTGCCAAAGTAATGTACTATGAGAATGGTGAAGTATGGACGGAATTCTGGGCACCCGAAGGAGATGGCTCAACTGGCAAGCTCACCTTCAGGACGCCGGTTTATGCCAAAAAGCCGCGAAGAGAACGACCACTTGTGCAGGATGAAACCAATTATGCCGATAGTACCCTGGTGCTGGCTGCGAACACAACTTATAAGGAAGCCAGTAGTATGCGCCGTAAGCTTTTAGGCGACCATTACCGCGAAGAGTGGGCTACACCGGTTACGCTGCCTACACTGGATATGAAAAACGTGGAAGGCGGGCTGCGGCCATACCAGAAAGGGGGCGGAAGGCAAACCGTATCTCTTAAAGTACGCAACCCGGATGCACGCGAATTTACCCTGCGAAGCGTGAACAAAGACCCAACTATGGCCTTGCCGGAATACCTTCGCGAAACGGCAGCCCGCGACCTGCTGCAGGACCAGATCTCGGCGCAGCACCCGTATGGTGCCTTAGTAGTTCCAAAGCTGGCTGATGCTGCCGGTGTGTACCATACAAATCCGAAGCTGGTATACATTCCGCAAACGCCGTACCTGCGCCAGTACATGGAGGAGTTCAGTAACATGATGGCATTTCTGGAAGAGGATGCAGATGAGAACCACGAGGATGTCGCAAGCCTTGGTAATGCAGAAAACCTGGTAGGTACCGACAAAGTGCTGGAAGAACTACAACAGGATAACGACAATGAAGTAGACCAGCAGGAGTTTGCACGTGCCCGTTTGTTAGATATGCTTATCGGGGACTGGGACCGCCACGAAGGGCAGTGGCGATGGGCCGAGAAGAAAAAGCAGGGCGAAAGTGGCGACATTTATATACCAGTGCCTGAAGACCGTGATCAGGCTTTCTTTAAAGTAGATGGTGTGTTACCATGGCTGGCTACCCGCAAATGGAGCATCCGGAATGTGCAGAACTTCGATCATGATTATGGCGATATCATTGGCCTGAATCTGAGCGCCCAGACCGTAGACCGTACTTTCCTGTCCGGTGTTACGCGCCAGGATTGGATGAAAATTGCTGAGGATATCAAAAAGAGCATGACAGATGCTGTAATTGAAGAAGCAGTACGGGATTTGCCAGAGAGTATACAACCAATATCTGGCCCTGAGATAATTGCCAAGCTTAAATCCAGAAGGGATAAGCTCCCGCAGGCGGCCGAGGAGTACTATACTTTTCTGGCTAAACTGGTGGATGTGGCAGGCAGCGACAAGCACGAACGCTTTGTGGTAAACAGGATAAATGATGACGAAACCAGCCTTACAGTATACAAAATTACGAAAGAGGGAGAGTTGCGGGACACGTTGTATAAGCGTACTTTCTATACCAACGAAACAAAGGAGATCAGGCTGTATGGCTTAGGTGGCGAAGACGAATTTATAGTAAATGGTGATGTAAAAGAAGGTGTCGTAGTGCGTATTATCGGGGGAGATGAGGCTGATAAAATAACGGATAACTCGAACGTAAGCGGCTTTAAACACCATACAGTGGTTTACGATACCAAGGCAGGCAACGACTTTATTTTTGGGCCGGAAACCAGAGATGAGACAGCGCCTTATGCAGATGTAAATCTTTATGACCGGAATAACTATAAGCTGCCATACTTTGGTCCGCGCCTGTCTTTTGAGTATAACGTAGACGATGGTTTATTTATAGGAGCAGGTGTGCTGGCACGTACACATAAATTCCGGAAAACGCCTTATGCTTCTGAACACTTGCTGGAAGCTAATTATGCCTTTTTAACAAACTCTTACAACATACATTATACAGGCGATTTCAGGCAGGTTACGGGCAACTGGAACCTGCTGCTGGATGGGAAAATTGAGGGCCCGCAGTACCAGCGTAATTATTATGGCTTAGGTAACGAAACTGAAAAAGACCCTGGCGTGGATGAAGCTTTTTATCGTGTGCGGTATGAACGGCAGCGGGCTAGTGTAAGGCTTTATAAAGATGCTACCTCATTCTTTAAAATAGGTATCGGCCCCACTTACGAACGTTTTAAGGTAAATACCCCAACCCAGGAAAATTTTCTGGTAAACGAAGCTGTAGCTGGTAACCTGCAGCCCGGCACTTTCGACGAAGCAACCGGGACATTTAATGCGCAGGAATATGTAGGTATAGAAGCGTTTGCTAACATGAATGTGATAGGTGGTGGTACAGATCCTAATCCGCGTATAGGTCTGCGCTGGTACAACAACATCCACTATAATCATCAACTGGGTAAGTATAACCTTGATTTTACACGGCTCAGCTCAGAGTTCAGGTTTTATCTTACACCAAACTTCCCGTTTCAGCTTACCTGGGCAGGGCGTGTAGGTGCATCACATAACATTGGAGATTACAGGTTTTACCAAGCCAGCACGCTGGGTGGGACAGATAACCTGCGCGGCTACCGTCGTACGCGCTATGCAGGTCGCAGTGCCATCTATGCCAATGCCGAAGGCCGCATACAACTCATGAATTTTAACTTATACTTAGCGCCGGGCAGGCTTGGTGTATTGGGCCTTTATGATACAGGGCGTGTGTACCACGAAGACGACAGGCGCCAAAGCTTTATAAAAAGCCTGCACAACGGGTATGGAGTGGGCGTTTGGGCAGATTTCCTGAACCGTACGGTATTTACTTTAACCCACTCCTGGAGCAAGGAAGATACGCTATGGATGTTGAACTTTGGTTTCCAGTTTTAA
- a CDS encoding DUF6268 family outer membrane beta-barrel protein codes for MKLTTLLLGAAAILCTIVQAQAQSPETEIMEEYASPSVVGMGKGKGIVIGYERLPSFDIKSDSKHPRLEDGQGRVRRHNKFDVKINAPVLNRPQTKVIFGIDYKFEEFNFEDVTPAAYDLYQYLEDRNLQSVGAQAVYLHSIDSRRFYLVRLRGELNGDFTKDDINSDLIDYFKPTIDLMYGWKKSPNYVIGVGLQLGYTFGRESIYPAIIYNHTYNNNWGVEAIFPANARLRYNVNEKTLLFAGYRLEGASYNLYVDEGSLSEFGEIELSRTDVKGLLRLEREIYDFLWFGVEGGFRQYYRNRVFDEAGSRNEILDNDLFGAGFVKVELFVVPPRRLMEKSK; via the coding sequence ATGAAACTTACTACGCTACTTTTAGGAGCGGCTGCTATACTTTGTACTATAGTTCAGGCACAGGCTCAGAGTCCCGAAACAGAAATAATGGAAGAGTATGCCAGCCCATCGGTAGTTGGCATGGGTAAAGGCAAAGGTATTGTTATCGGGTATGAGCGTTTACCAAGTTTTGATATAAAATCCGATTCTAAACACCCTCGCCTGGAAGATGGCCAAGGGCGTGTGCGCCGGCACAATAAATTTGACGTGAAGATTAACGCGCCGGTCTTAAACAGGCCTCAGACAAAAGTTATATTTGGCATAGACTACAAGTTTGAAGAATTTAATTTCGAGGATGTTACACCGGCAGCGTATGACCTCTATCAGTATCTGGAGGACAGGAACCTGCAAAGTGTGGGCGCACAGGCAGTATACCTGCATTCCATAGATAGCCGACGCTTTTACCTGGTCCGGTTAAGAGGGGAGCTGAACGGCGACTTTACAAAAGATGACATCAACTCTGACCTGATAGACTATTTTAAACCTACTATAGATTTAATGTATGGCTGGAAAAAATCACCGAATTATGTGATTGGTGTAGGCCTGCAACTTGGCTATACTTTCGGGCGAGAAAGTATATACCCGGCTATAATTTACAACCACACCTATAATAATAACTGGGGTGTAGAAGCTATTTTCCCTGCCAATGCCCGTTTGCGCTACAACGTAAATGAGAAAACGCTTCTTTTTGCCGGTTACCGCTTAGAGGGTGCCAGCTATAACCTTTATGTTGATGAAGGCTCGCTGTCGGAATTTGGAGAAATAGAACTCAGCCGTACAGATGTAAAAGGCCTTCTACGCCTGGAGCGCGAGATTTACGATTTCCTGTGGTTTGGAGTTGAAGGTGGTTTCAGGCAATATTACCGCAACCGTGTATTTGATGAAGCGGGCTCCCGTAACGAAATACTGGATAACGACCTGTTTGGAGCCGGCTTTGTGAAGGTTGAGCTGTTTGTTGTGCCGCCAAGAAGATTAATGGAGAAGAGTAAATAA
- a CDS encoding DUF6268 family outer membrane beta-barrel protein — protein MKKIFTRTLLFSFLLIGWQAVAQRPAYRQADTTIYAGPGVEGQARPRGVVIRYERLPSFDIESESDDPRIGNGEGHVRRHNKFSVSAAAPLINRPQTKLIIGFGYELEEFNFEDLDDNSYSLYRYLEDKNMKSISLQLAYQHSLDERKFYIIRVKGELNGDYTRDDINISDYLKTTVDLAYGWSLSPYYSIGIGVQYGYIFGRQRIYPGLLYNRTFNPKWGIEAIAPAAARVRYNANDKTLFYAGYRLEGSSYNIYADETDLQQFGDIELRRTDIKGLLRMEREIYDFLWFAVEGGFRQYYNHRVFEDVGTSDDELIENDLAGAGFVEVELYLVAPRKWLEKGQVRKGPGR, from the coding sequence ATGAAAAAAATATTTACCAGAACATTGCTGTTTTCTTTTCTCCTGATCGGGTGGCAGGCAGTTGCCCAGCGACCAGCATACCGTCAGGCTGACACAACAATATATGCCGGCCCAGGGGTGGAGGGCCAGGCCAGACCGCGCGGGGTAGTAATCAGGTATGAACGCCTCCCCAGTTTCGATATAGAATCTGAGTCTGATGACCCTAGGATAGGAAATGGAGAGGGACATGTCAGGCGCCACAACAAGTTCTCTGTTTCAGCAGCAGCCCCACTGATTAACAGGCCTCAGACAAAGCTTATTATTGGTTTCGGCTACGAATTAGAGGAATTTAATTTTGAAGACCTCGACGACAACTCCTATAGTTTGTACCGATACCTGGAAGATAAGAACATGAAAAGTATAAGCTTGCAGCTAGCCTACCAACACTCCCTGGATGAACGCAAGTTTTATATAATCCGTGTAAAAGGCGAACTCAACGGAGATTATACCCGGGACGACATTAACATTTCTGATTACCTGAAAACCACTGTAGATTTAGCTTATGGCTGGTCCTTATCTCCTTATTATTCTATTGGTATAGGCGTACAATATGGTTATATTTTTGGCAGGCAAAGGATTTATCCGGGCCTCCTGTATAACCGTACCTTCAACCCGAAATGGGGAATAGAGGCAATTGCTCCTGCTGCAGCCAGAGTGCGCTATAATGCTAACGATAAAACGCTTTTCTATGCGGGATATCGTTTAGAGGGTAGCAGCTATAACATCTACGCTGACGAAACAGACCTGCAACAGTTTGGTGATATAGAGCTGCGACGTACAGATATAAAAGGTCTGCTGCGCATGGAACGTGAGATCTATGACTTTCTGTGGTTTGCAGTGGAGGGTGGCTTCCGGCAGTACTACAACCACCGTGTTTTTGAAGATGTGGGTACTTCAGATGATGAATTGATTGAAAATGACCTCGCCGGCGCAGGCTTTGTAGAAGTTGAGCTATACCTGGTGGCACCACGCAAATGGTTAGAAAAAGGCCAGGTTAGAAAAGGACCAGGCAGATAA